Proteins found in one Streptomyces sp. NBC_00461 genomic segment:
- a CDS encoding TfuA-like protein, with the protein MIHVYVGPTLPPDEPLLADPAVRVLPPARHGDLFDPAIADTDTVVLLDGLYHQAAALRHKEILAALARGVRVIGAASIGALRAAELHRFGMQGVGSIFRRYLTGELTGDDEVAVGQAPDGDRQALTWPLVNLRHVLDLAEQDGIVSAATATVLLEEFRAVYYPQRTESAIRAICHRHYASALMVWLPVRRTVDPHFGDLKRLDALKALRTGRSGIEPLLQARADALHWDTPYLRRWHAHFAAEPVDGLQLPTSLRIAYQQIFDPDFPQLWHEHLDQLSRHPGDGEAEMPLAERMGRLTGNHSSPLPVHVVFRIPVDVRDENTVTRLLANESAPDRTSLARCLAANEEARRTITGFMPETVKDAEARHTLQQLWRCPTTALEDAAAARGFRGAAHALDTVKVFMAGLLDEQAQSGTEMEAASDAH; encoded by the coding sequence ACCCTGCCGTCCGCGTTCTGCCTCCCGCGCGCCACGGTGATCTGTTTGATCCCGCGATCGCCGACACGGACACGGTGGTTCTCCTTGACGGCCTGTACCACCAGGCGGCCGCCCTGCGGCACAAGGAGATCCTCGCTGCCCTCGCGCGGGGCGTACGCGTGATCGGCGCCGCCAGCATCGGCGCCCTGCGTGCCGCCGAACTGCATCGCTTCGGCATGCAAGGAGTCGGCAGCATCTTCCGCCGCTACCTGACCGGCGAGCTCACCGGTGACGACGAGGTCGCCGTCGGCCAGGCACCTGACGGCGACCGGCAGGCGCTGACCTGGCCGCTCGTCAACCTCCGTCATGTCCTGGATCTCGCCGAGCAGGACGGCATCGTCTCCGCCGCGACCGCCACCGTGCTGCTGGAGGAGTTCCGCGCGGTGTACTACCCGCAGCGCACCGAATCCGCGATCCGTGCCATCTGCCACCGCCACTACGCCAGCGCTCTGATGGTCTGGCTGCCCGTCCGACGCACCGTGGACCCCCACTTCGGCGACCTCAAGCGTCTCGACGCCCTCAAGGCGCTGCGTACCGGCCGGTCCGGCATCGAGCCGTTACTCCAGGCCCGGGCGGACGCCCTGCACTGGGACACCCCGTACCTGCGGCGCTGGCACGCACACTTCGCGGCTGAGCCCGTGGACGGCCTGCAGCTGCCCACCAGCTTGCGCATCGCCTACCAGCAGATCTTCGACCCCGACTTCCCCCAGCTGTGGCACGAGCACCTCGACCAGCTCTCGCGCCATCCCGGCGACGGCGAGGCGGAGATGCCGCTGGCCGAGCGGATGGGCCGCCTGACCGGCAACCACAGCAGCCCGCTGCCCGTCCATGTCGTCTTCCGTATCCCTGTCGACGTGCGCGACGAGAACACCGTGACGCGGCTCCTGGCCAACGAGAGCGCCCCCGACCGCACATCCCTGGCTCGCTGCCTCGCCGCGAACGAGGAGGCCCGCCGCACGATCACCGGCTTCATGCCCGAGACCGTCAAGGACGCCGAGGCCCGGCACACCCTCCAGCAGTTGTGGCGGTGCCCGACCACCGCGCTGGAGGACGCGGCGGCCGCCCGCGGCTTCCGCGGCGCTGCGCACGCCCTCGACACCGTGAAGGTCTTCATGGCCGGTCTCCTCGACGAACAGGCCCAGTCCGGCACCGAGATGGAGGCGGCCTCCGATGCCCACTGA